One Bacteroidota bacterium genomic window carries:
- a CDS encoding BamA/TamA family outer membrane protein: protein MKRLFRGNLHRDLWGTPVEVPVLDMGKEAGGLTPVKIGGRGQSISLRVVNREGRQFVLRSVDKEAGKAWGPELQSSFLRTLIQDQMSMLHPYAAFVLPPLASAAGVFHTNPKLFYVPNDPRLGLSREKLAGKLVLFEERPDEDMSDVPGMGGTTNAISSFKLFEKIADDNDHRVDARSFARSRLFDMFINDWDRHPDQWRWASFEPADSVGKIYKPIPRDRDVAFSVVDGVVPTLSKIFFDPKFQEFEERYGYIKGLNKNGLALDRRFTATLARKDWIDIADSMMAALTDEVIDQAIQRWPSAIFEKDGVYTINTLKSRRDQLNAVAVEYYEKVLAPTIDFVGSNKHERFEVTRLNDAQTQVVVYKITKEGFIRKELMRRTIEHAETREIRLYGLDGRDQFVVTGDVKEGVFVIAVGGPDVDAFTDRSNVIGSRRYTRFYDTESNNTFETTRETRVTRSDAPANNAYDFHGHKYDLVRPIAFFGSNKDDGLLLGGGIRTTRHRFRKTPFAQLHMLRANVALNARSFNLAYESQFTNALAGWDVNLLFDVRSPNSIRNFYGFGNETGDQNQPESYFRSRYAQVSFTSALQKNLEQGAQLRIGPKVFYANVEQDTSRFIGQMNNLDEVNFNGQWFAGIETALLLENIDKVLNPRQGFRWQTTLNAHLGINKNATAYSTLSSHLSLYLSPGTSRQFTVALRAGGTHVFGDFPFYAGAALGSKTSLRGFASTRFTGRSAFYQNAELRMELARFSTYVAVGSFGILGFLDNGRVWADDESSKRWHQGYGTGIWFELFNRVVLSSSIGFSNEDSTLNVKLGFMY, encoded by the coding sequence AGTTTGTCTTGCGATCCGTTGACAAAGAAGCAGGTAAAGCCTGGGGACCGGAACTGCAGTCGTCTTTTCTACGCACACTGATTCAGGACCAGATGTCGATGCTGCACCCGTACGCAGCCTTTGTGTTGCCCCCCCTTGCCAGTGCCGCTGGCGTCTTTCATACCAACCCCAAACTTTTCTACGTCCCGAACGACCCCAGGCTTGGACTCTCCCGCGAGAAGCTGGCCGGAAAACTTGTGCTTTTCGAAGAGCGCCCTGATGAAGACATGTCTGATGTACCGGGCATGGGCGGGACCACCAACGCCATCAGTTCTTTCAAGCTGTTCGAAAAAATTGCTGACGACAACGACCACCGCGTAGACGCCCGTTCTTTTGCGCGGTCCCGCCTATTCGACATGTTCATCAACGACTGGGACCGGCACCCGGACCAGTGGCGCTGGGCATCCTTTGAGCCCGCAGACAGCGTTGGCAAAATCTACAAACCTATTCCCCGCGACCGTGATGTAGCTTTTTCTGTAGTCGATGGCGTGGTCCCCACGCTCAGCAAAATCTTCTTCGACCCCAAGTTTCAGGAATTTGAGGAGCGTTATGGGTACATCAAGGGGCTAAACAAAAATGGACTTGCGCTCGACCGCCGCTTCACGGCCACCTTGGCCCGAAAAGACTGGATAGACATCGCAGACAGCATGATGGCTGCCCTTACGGATGAAGTTATAGATCAAGCCATACAGCGGTGGCCTTCTGCTATTTTTGAGAAAGACGGCGTTTACACCATCAATACCCTTAAAAGCCGACGTGATCAACTGAATGCCGTTGCAGTTGAGTACTATGAGAAGGTACTCGCTCCCACCATTGATTTTGTAGGTAGCAACAAACACGAACGGTTTGAAGTAACGCGGCTCAATGACGCACAAACACAGGTTGTGGTCTACAAAATCACAAAAGAGGGATTTATCCGCAAAGAGTTGATGCGGCGAACCATCGAGCACGCAGAAACGCGTGAAATCAGGTTGTATGGCCTCGACGGGCGCGATCAATTTGTGGTGACAGGAGATGTAAAAGAAGGTGTTTTTGTGATTGCCGTTGGCGGCCCGGATGTAGATGCTTTTACAGACCGCTCAAACGTCATAGGTAGCCGGCGGTACACCCGGTTTTACGATACCGAAAGCAACAACACCTTTGAAACCACCAGAGAAACAAGGGTAACCCGTTCAGATGCACCTGCCAACAATGCCTATGATTTCCATGGACACAAATACGATCTCGTTCGCCCCATAGCTTTTTTCGGTAGCAACAAAGATGACGGCCTGCTGCTTGGCGGGGGGATTCGCACAACCAGGCATCGGTTCAGGAAGACGCCATTTGCACAATTGCACATGCTGCGCGCCAATGTGGCTTTAAATGCCCGTTCGTTCAATCTTGCCTATGAAAGCCAGTTCACCAATGCCCTTGCTGGCTGGGATGTAAATTTGTTGTTTGATGTACGGTCTCCAAATTCCATCCGAAACTTCTACGGCTTTGGCAATGAAACCGGTGACCAAAATCAGCCTGAATCATATTTCCGGTCTCGATACGCCCAGGTGAGCTTCACGTCGGCACTCCAAAAAAATCTGGAGCAAGGCGCACAGCTTAGAATCGGGCCAAAAGTTTTTTATGCCAATGTAGAACAAGATACCAGCCGGTTCATTGGGCAAATGAACAACCTGGACGAAGTCAATTTTAACGGGCAGTGGTTTGCCGGCATCGAAACGGCCTTGTTACTGGAGAACATTGATAAAGTCCTGAACCCGCGACAAGGATTTCGCTGGCAAACCACCCTGAATGCACACCTAGGCATCAACAAAAACGCAACAGCCTACAGCACCCTCTCTTCACACCTGTCGCTCTACCTTTCTCCGGGTACCTCTCGACAGTTTACAGTTGCTCTCCGCGCCGGCGGCACCCACGTGTTTGGGGATTTCCCTTTTTATGCCGGCGCTGCATTGGGAAGTAAAACGTCCCTGCGCGGGTTTGCTAGCACCCGATTCACGGGCCGCTCTGCGTTCTATCAGAATGCAGAACTACGCATGGAGCTTGCCCGATTTTCTACATACGTTGCCGTGGGTTCATTTGGTATCCTTGGGTTCCTCGATAACGGCCGCGTATGGGCTGATGACGAGTCATCGAAAAGATGGCACCAGGGATATGGTACGGGCATATGGTTCGAGCTGTTTAACAGGGTGGTATTGTCCAGCAGTATTGGCTTCTCAAATGAAGACAGCACGCTAAATGTGAAACTCGGATTTATGTATTGA